In Cedecea neteri, a single genomic region encodes these proteins:
- a CDS encoding YhfT family protein, with amino-acid sequence MEFYLHLVVVALLTGMTALLAHRSAAVFHDGIRPILPQLIEGNMNRREAGSIAFGLSIGFVASVGISFTLKTGLLNSWLLFLPTDILGVLAANSVLAFGLGAVWGILILTCLVPVNHLLTALPVDVLGSLGELSSPVVSAFALFPLVAIFYQFGWKNSLFAAVVVLLTRVLVVRFFPQLNPESIEIFVGMIMLLAIAIFQDLRSRGEHEHDAHGQSVFEERTSRIIKNLPYIAIVGGLIAAVASMKLFAGSEVSIFTLEKAYKVGLDPTQSQSLIDQAALAEFMRGLGFVPMIATTALATGVYAVAGFTFVFAVGYLIANPLIAFVVGALVISAEVLLLRSIGKWLGRYPSVRNASDNIRNAMNMLMEMALLIGSIFAAIKMAGYTGFTIATALYFLNESLGRPVQKMAAPVVAVMITGIVLNILFFCGLFIPA; translated from the coding sequence ATGGAATTCTACCTTCACCTTGTTGTTGTTGCCTTGCTGACCGGGATGACGGCTTTACTGGCGCACCGCTCCGCGGCGGTGTTCCACGACGGGATTCGACCGATTCTGCCGCAGCTTATTGAAGGCAATATGAACCGCCGCGAGGCGGGGAGTATCGCTTTCGGCCTGAGCATCGGCTTTGTGGCTTCCGTTGGGATCTCCTTCACCCTGAAAACCGGGCTGCTCAACAGCTGGCTGCTGTTCCTGCCGACCGACATCCTCGGCGTGCTGGCGGCCAACAGCGTGCTGGCGTTTGGACTGGGTGCCGTCTGGGGGATTTTGATTCTTACTTGCCTGGTGCCGGTGAACCACCTGCTGACCGCGCTGCCGGTGGATGTTCTCGGTTCGCTGGGTGAGTTGAGTTCCCCGGTGGTATCTGCCTTTGCATTGTTCCCGCTGGTGGCGATTTTCTACCAGTTTGGCTGGAAGAACAGCCTGTTCGCGGCGGTGGTTGTGCTGCTGACGCGCGTGCTGGTGGTACGTTTCTTCCCGCAGCTGAACCCAGAGTCGATCGAGATCTTTGTGGGTATGATTATGCTGCTGGCGATTGCGATTTTTCAGGATCTGCGCTCCCGCGGTGAACATGAACACGATGCTCACGGGCAGTCGGTGTTTGAAGAGCGGACGTCCAGAATTATCAAGAATTTGCCGTATATTGCCATCGTTGGTGGGTTGATCGCCGCCGTTGCCAGCATGAAGCTGTTTGCGGGCAGCGAGGTGTCCATCTTTACGCTGGAGAAAGCTTACAAGGTTGGGCTGGATCCGACGCAGTCTCAAAGCCTGATTGATCAGGCCGCGCTGGCCGAGTTTATGCGTGGCCTGGGCTTTGTGCCGATGATTGCCACGACGGCGCTGGCGACCGGTGTTTACGCCGTGGCCGGGTTCACCTTTGTCTTTGCCGTGGGCTACCTGATTGCTAATCCGCTAATTGCTTTTGTGGTAGGGGCGCTGGTGATTTCCGCCGAAGTCCTGTTGCTGCGCTCCATCGGGAAATGGCTGGGCCGTTATCCTTCGGTACGCAACGCTTCGGACAACATTCGTAACGCGATGAACATGCTGATGGAGATGGCGCTGCTGATCGGCTCTATCTTTGCCGCCATCAAAATGGCGGGCTATACCGGCTTCACCATTGCGACTGCGCTGTACTTCCTGAACGAATCGCTGGGTCGCCCGGTGCAGAAAATGGCCGCGCCGGTTGTGGCGGTGATGATAACCGGCATTGTGCTGAATATTCTGTTCTTCTGCGGTCTGTTTATCCCGGCCTAA
- a CDS encoding DUF2620 domain-containing protein, producing the protein MKKIGVAGLQRELIKQTIETAAPGSFEVFIYNDMDAALKVKSGQLDYYIGACNTGAGAALSIAIAVIGYNRSCTIAKPGIKAKEEQIARLVSEGKVAFGLSVEHIEHAIPLLVNHLK; encoded by the coding sequence ATGAAAAAGATCGGTGTCGCTGGCCTACAGCGCGAACTCATCAAACAAACCATCGAAACTGCCGCGCCGGGCAGCTTCGAAGTGTTTATCTATAACGACATGGACGCCGCGCTGAAGGTGAAATCCGGCCAGCTTGATTACTACATTGGGGCCTGTAATACCGGGGCGGGTGCGGCATTGTCTATCGCCATCGCGGTGATTGGCTACAACCGGAGCTGCACTATCGCCAAGCCCGGTATTAAAGCGAAAGAAGAGCAAATCGCCCGCCTGGTCTCAGAAGGCAAAGTGGCATTTGGTCTCTCCGTTGAGCATATCGAGCACGCCATCCCACTGCTCGTTAACCATTTAAAATAA
- a CDS encoding phosphotriesterase-related protein, which yields MTGHKHIDPSGYTYAHEHLHIDLSSFKDNIDCRLDQYELICGEMKSLYAQGVRNIIEMTNRYMGRNPQFLLDIIRDTGMNVMACTGYYQHDFFPPHVATTPVKVLAQEMIDEIEIGIDGTALKAGIIAEIGSSVDVITPVEKRVFQAAAIAHHETGRPISTHTSFSTMGLEQLALLKSWCVDLSRVTVGHCDLKDNLDNILRMIDQGAYVQFDTIGKNSYYPDEKRIAMLSALKDRGLLDHVMLSMDITRRSHLKANGGPGFDYLLTTFVPMLLEAGFSQPDIDLMLRDNPSVFYK from the coding sequence ATGACGGGGCATAAGCATATCGATCCATCGGGCTATACCTATGCCCACGAGCATCTTCATATCGATCTTTCCAGCTTCAAGGACAACATCGATTGCCGACTGGATCAGTACGAGCTGATTTGCGGTGAGATGAAGTCACTCTACGCGCAGGGCGTGCGCAATATCATTGAAATGACCAACCGCTACATGGGGCGTAACCCACAGTTCCTGCTGGATATCATCCGTGATACCGGGATGAACGTGATGGCCTGCACCGGTTATTACCAGCACGATTTCTTCCCGCCGCATGTAGCCACCACGCCAGTGAAAGTGCTGGCGCAGGAGATGATCGATGAAATTGAAATCGGTATCGACGGCACGGCATTAAAAGCCGGGATCATCGCGGAAATTGGCTCCAGTGTGGACGTTATCACCCCGGTGGAGAAGCGAGTTTTCCAGGCGGCTGCCATTGCGCATCATGAAACCGGCAGGCCGATTTCAACCCATACGTCATTCAGTACCATGGGCCTTGAACAGCTTGCGTTGCTGAAATCATGGTGCGTGGATCTTTCCCGCGTCACCGTCGGGCACTGCGACCTGAAAGACAATCTGGACAACATCCTGCGGATGATCGATCAAGGGGCCTACGTCCAGTTCGATACCATCGGCAAAAACAGCTATTACCCGGACGAAAAACGCATTGCGATGCTGAGCGCGCTAAAAGATCGCGGGCTGCTCGACCACGTCATGCTGTCGATGGACATTACTCGTCGCTCCCATTTGAAAGCGAACGGCGGGCCAGGTTTTGACTATTTGCTTACCACGTTTGTGCCGATGCTGCTGGAGGCCGGTTTCAGCCAGCCAGACATCGATTTGATGTTACGTGACAACCCCTCTGTCTTTTATAAGTAA
- a CDS encoding phosphopentomutase: MSKFLVLVIDSFGVGAMDDVAEVRPQDIGANTCGHILQHFPDLRLPTLEKLGLINALGFTANVMQPNADAVYGTAALQHEGGDTFMGHQEILGTRPQTPLRMPFSEVINDVERELTGAGWQVERRGGELQFLWVNQAVAVGDNLEADLGQVFNISANLSVIPFEQVRAIGEVVRRCVKVGRVIAFGGLLESSEQLINAAEEKQGLYIGINAPRSGVYKSGFQVVHMGYGVDASVQAPQQLHNVGVKTVLVGKVADIAINPHGISYQNLVDSQHILDITRDELNKPDSAFICTNIQETDLAGHAEDVARYAERLELVDKNLALLMGDMRAGDCLVVMADHGNDPTIGHSKHTRENVPLLVWQPGITGTYLGARATLSDVGATVCDFFRAAAPQNGTSFLPQLNISSTGGVNHDGA; the protein is encoded by the coding sequence ATGAGTAAGTTTCTGGTGCTGGTGATAGACAGCTTCGGCGTGGGCGCGATGGATGATGTGGCGGAGGTAAGGCCGCAGGACATCGGGGCGAACACCTGCGGGCATATTCTGCAGCATTTTCCCGATCTGCGTTTGCCCACGCTTGAGAAGCTGGGCCTGATTAACGCGCTGGGCTTTACTGCCAATGTGATGCAGCCGAACGCCGATGCCGTGTATGGCACTGCGGCGCTGCAGCATGAGGGCGGTGACACCTTTATGGGACATCAGGAAATTTTGGGCACGCGGCCACAAACTCCACTCCGTATGCCGTTTTCTGAAGTGATAAACGATGTTGAACGCGAGCTGACCGGCGCAGGCTGGCAGGTTGAACGCAGGGGCGGCGAGCTGCAGTTTCTGTGGGTAAACCAGGCCGTCGCTGTGGGAGATAACCTTGAGGCCGATCTCGGGCAGGTGTTTAACATCAGCGCCAACCTCAGCGTCATACCGTTTGAGCAGGTGCGTGCCATTGGCGAAGTTGTGCGCCGCTGCGTCAAAGTTGGGCGGGTTATTGCCTTCGGTGGCCTGCTTGAGAGCAGCGAGCAGCTGATCAACGCCGCCGAAGAGAAACAGGGCCTTTATATCGGCATTAACGCCCCGCGCTCCGGGGTATACAAAAGTGGGTTCCAGGTGGTGCATATGGGTTACGGCGTGGATGCCAGCGTTCAGGCTCCGCAGCAGCTGCATAATGTCGGCGTTAAAACCGTGCTGGTAGGCAAAGTGGCGGATATTGCGATTAACCCACATGGCATCAGTTACCAGAATCTGGTCGATTCGCAGCACATTCTTGATATCACCCGGGATGAGTTGAATAAGCCGGATAGTGCGTTTATTTGCACCAATATTCAGGAAACGGACCTGGCCGGGCACGCGGAAGACGTTGCGCGTTACGCCGAACGGCTTGAGCTGGTAGACAAAAATCTGGCCTTGCTGATGGGGGATATGCGAGCCGGGGATTGCCTTGTCGTCATGGCGGATCACGGGAACGACCCGACGATTGGCCACAGTAAACACACCCGTGAAAACGTGCCGTTGCTGGTTTGGCAGCCCGGTATAACAGGCACTTATCTGGGCGCACGCGCTACGCTTTCAGATGTGGGCGCCACAGTTTGTGACTTTTTTAGGGCAGCCGCGCCGCAGAACGGAACGTCGTTCCTGCCGCAGCTGAATATCTCTTCAACAGGTGGAGTGAACCATGACGGGGCATAA
- a CDS encoding YhfX family PLP-dependent enzyme, which translates to MFIEALKAQNPALIDAARTLWRQGAVLPDTWIIDVDQVLENGRKLLAAAQKHDITLYFMTKQIGRNPWLANKLVELGFKGAVAVDFKEARTLREANVPVSHVGHLVQVPVALVEENVNGETEIITLFSLDKAREVSDAALANGRIQAVMLKVFAEYDRLYPGQEAGFPLGELDDAVRAIRAMPGIRLAGLTHFPCLLWNEEQQQTQPTRNLMTLLKARDLLHDQGIEIEQINAPSASSCSTFSILAEHGVTHAEPGHALTGTIPANQHGDQPEAIAMLYLTEVSHQFQGKSYCFGGGYYRRGHAQNALVFSSDTQPEQARLLPPDNTSIDYHLALEGCYPVGSPVVMCFRTQIFVTRSDVALVSGIQSGKPVLEALYDSLGHPIPGGQHE; encoded by the coding sequence ATGTTTATTGAGGCACTCAAGGCACAGAACCCGGCGTTGATTGATGCCGCCAGAACCCTTTGGCGGCAGGGCGCGGTACTTCCCGATACCTGGATTATCGATGTCGACCAGGTTCTGGAGAATGGCCGGAAACTGCTCGCGGCTGCGCAGAAGCATGACATCACGCTTTATTTTATGACCAAGCAAATCGGGCGTAACCCCTGGCTTGCCAACAAGCTGGTTGAGCTGGGCTTTAAAGGCGCCGTGGCCGTTGATTTTAAAGAAGCCCGCACTCTGCGCGAAGCCAATGTGCCCGTTTCGCATGTGGGTCATCTGGTGCAGGTGCCGGTGGCCCTGGTCGAAGAGAATGTGAACGGAGAGACGGAAATCATCACGCTTTTCTCGCTGGATAAAGCCCGTGAAGTTTCCGATGCAGCGCTGGCGAATGGGCGTATTCAGGCGGTGATGCTGAAAGTATTCGCCGAGTACGACCGACTTTACCCGGGTCAGGAAGCCGGTTTTCCGCTTGGGGAGCTGGACGACGCTGTACGCGCCATTCGCGCAATGCCGGGCATTCGACTTGCCGGGCTGACGCACTTCCCCTGTCTGCTCTGGAACGAAGAGCAGCAACAGACGCAGCCAACCCGCAATTTAATGACGCTGCTGAAGGCGCGGGACCTGCTGCATGACCAGGGGATTGAGATCGAGCAAATCAACGCGCCGTCGGCCTCAAGCTGCAGCACTTTTTCGATTCTGGCCGAGCACGGAGTAACTCATGCTGAACCGGGCCATGCGCTGACCGGCACCATTCCGGCGAACCAGCATGGTGATCAGCCCGAGGCGATTGCCATGCTCTATTTGACGGAAGTTTCCCATCAGTTTCAGGGCAAAAGCTATTGCTTCGGTGGCGGATATTATCGCCGAGGTCATGCGCAGAATGCGCTGGTGTTCAGCAGTGATACACAGCCCGAGCAGGCGCGATTGCTGCCGCCAGACAACACCAGCATTGATTATCACCTGGCTCTGGAGGGCTGCTATCCCGTTGGCAGCCCGGTAGTGATGTGCTTCCGCACACAGATTTTTGTCACCCGCAGCGATGTGGCGCTGGTGTCCGGCATTCAGAGCGGGAAACCTGTACTCGAAGCGCTGTACGATAGCCTTGGGCATCCTATTCCGGGAGGTCAACATGAGTAA
- the yhfZ gene encoding GntR family transcriptional regulator YhfZ → MSRSFIKKEGVAQSSLARYLLGEKCGNRLKTIDELAGECGFSVGLTQAALKTLEKAGAVSVERRGRNGSYLLSMDNKALLAFADIGNVVCAMPLPYTRLYEGLASGLKAQFDGIPFYYAHMRGSDVRVECLLNGVYDLAVVSRLAADSYLNNPDLFIALSLGPHTYVGEHKLICRAGQQENIRLIGIDPRSADQRIMTDVYFSGQDVELLDVSYHECLHRIAKGSVDAVIWNVSNEADLTALGLTALPLSGDKCFLTASEAVVLTRSEDIPIQQLLRTVVDKNALLAHQQSVLSGEQEPSY, encoded by the coding sequence ATGAGCCGCAGCTTTATTAAAAAAGAGGGCGTTGCCCAATCCAGTCTGGCCCGTTATTTACTGGGTGAGAAATGTGGTAACAGACTGAAAACCATAGATGAATTAGCAGGTGAATGCGGCTTTTCCGTGGGGCTAACTCAGGCGGCTTTAAAGACGCTGGAGAAGGCCGGTGCGGTGAGCGTTGAGCGCCGTGGCCGCAACGGCAGCTACCTGCTGAGCATGGATAACAAAGCCCTATTGGCGTTCGCGGACATCGGCAATGTAGTGTGTGCTATGCCGCTGCCGTACACCCGGCTTTATGAAGGGCTTGCCAGCGGTTTGAAGGCGCAGTTTGACGGGATCCCGTTTTACTACGCCCATATGCGTGGGTCAGATGTTCGCGTGGAATGTTTGCTGAATGGCGTTTATGACCTTGCCGTCGTGTCCAGGCTGGCAGCGGACAGTTACCTCAACAACCCGGATCTTTTTATCGCGCTCTCGCTGGGGCCGCACACTTACGTGGGCGAGCACAAACTGATTTGCCGTGCCGGGCAGCAGGAGAATATTCGCCTCATCGGGATTGATCCCCGTTCGGCGGATCAGCGCATCATGACGGATGTCTATTTCTCCGGGCAGGATGTGGAATTGCTTGATGTGTCCTACCACGAGTGCCTGCACAGAATCGCGAAAGGCAGCGTGGATGCGGTGATTTGGAACGTCAGCAACGAAGCCGATTTGACGGCACTGGGGCTGACTGCCCTCCCGTTAAGCGGGGATAAATGCTTCCTGACGGCATCGGAAGCGGTGGTGCTGACGCGAAGTGAAGATATCCCCATTCAGCAATTGCTGAGAACGGTGGTGGATAAGAATGCCCTGCTGGCGCATCAGCAAAGCGTGCTGAGTGGTGAACAGGAACCAAGCTATTGA
- the trpS gene encoding tryptophan--tRNA ligase, translating into MSKPIVFSGAQPSGELTIGNYMGALRQWVNMQDDYHCIYCIVDQHAITVRQDPTALRKATLDTLALYLACGIDPKKSTIFVQSHVPEHAQLGWVLNCYTYFGELSRMTQFKDKSARYEENINAGLFDYPVLMAADILLYQTNQVPVGEDQKQHLELSRDVASRFNALYGDIFKVPEPFIPKSGARVMSLLEPTKKMSKSDDNRNNVIGLLEDPKSVVKKIKRAVTDSEEPPVVRYDVKEKAGVSNLLDILSGVTGKAIPELEASFEGKMYGHLKGEVAEAVSGMLTELQERYHRYRNDEAFLQQVMKEGSEKARARAGETLKKVYEAIGFVAHP; encoded by the coding sequence ATGAGTAAGCCCATCGTATTTAGCGGCGCCCAGCCGTCAGGCGAATTAACTATCGGTAACTACATGGGTGCGCTGCGTCAGTGGGTAAACATGCAGGATGATTACCACTGCATTTACTGCATCGTTGACCAGCATGCGATCACCGTTCGCCAGGACCCAACCGCGTTGCGTAAAGCGACGCTGGACACCCTGGCGCTGTATCTGGCCTGCGGCATTGACCCGAAAAAAAGCACCATCTTCGTTCAGTCCCACGTGCCGGAACACGCACAGCTGGGCTGGGTGCTGAACTGCTACACCTATTTCGGCGAGCTGAGCCGCATGACGCAGTTCAAGGACAAATCTGCCCGCTATGAAGAAAACATCAACGCCGGCCTGTTTGATTACCCGGTGCTGATGGCGGCAGACATTCTGCTGTACCAGACCAATCAGGTCCCGGTGGGCGAAGACCAGAAACAGCATCTGGAGCTGAGCCGCGACGTGGCCAGCCGCTTCAACGCGCTGTACGGCGACATCTTCAAAGTGCCTGAGCCATTTATTCCTAAGTCCGGTGCCCGCGTGATGTCCCTGCTGGAGCCGACCAAGAAGATGTCCAAGTCTGACGATAACCGTAATAACGTCATCGGCCTGCTGGAAGATCCGAAATCCGTGGTGAAGAAGATCAAGCGCGCGGTCACCGACTCCGAAGAGCCGCCTGTCGTTCGCTACGACGTGAAAGAGAAAGCGGGCGTTTCTAACCTGCTGGACATTCTTTCCGGCGTCACCGGCAAAGCGATTCCTGAGCTGGAAGCCAGCTTTGAAGGCAAGATGTATGGTCATCTGAAGGGCGAAGTGGCGGAAGCCGTGTCCGGTATGCTGACCGAGCTTCAGGAGCGCTATCACCGTTACCGTAACGACGAAGCTTTCCTGCAGCAGGTTATGAAAGAGGGCTCTGAAAAAGCCCGTGCTCGTGCCGGTGAGACGCTGAAAAAGGTGTATGAGGCGATCGGTTTCGTCGCCCACCCATAA
- a CDS encoding phosphoglycolate phosphatase yields the protein MEKFKKIRGVAFDLDGTLIDTALGLSQAVDLALYALELPVAGEDRVVTWIGNGADIMMQRALKWSLKDKEPDLAQLNMARKLFDRYYTETVEEGSFLFPGVAATLAALKEKGLPLAVVTNKPTPFVTPLLEDLGIAHYFQTIIGGDDVKEKKPHPEALYKVMETLGLAADELLFVGDSRNDIQAAQAAGCPSVGLTWGYNYGEAIGLSNPDVVFDRFEDLLPAFGLPPLANQEAEHE from the coding sequence ATGGAGAAGTTTAAAAAAATTCGGGGCGTTGCCTTCGATCTCGACGGCACGCTCATCGACACGGCGCTTGGCCTGAGTCAGGCCGTTGATCTGGCGCTTTATGCGCTTGAACTGCCAGTGGCAGGTGAAGATCGCGTCGTCACCTGGATCGGCAACGGTGCAGATATCATGATGCAGCGGGCGCTTAAGTGGTCGCTGAAAGATAAAGAACCCGACCTCGCCCAGTTGAATATGGCGCGCAAACTGTTCGACCGCTACTATACGGAAACGGTGGAAGAGGGGAGCTTCTTGTTCCCGGGCGTAGCCGCAACGCTTGCTGCTCTGAAAGAGAAAGGCCTGCCGCTCGCCGTCGTCACCAACAAACCCACGCCTTTTGTCACGCCGCTGCTGGAAGATCTGGGCATTGCCCATTATTTCCAGACCATCATCGGCGGTGACGATGTGAAAGAGAAGAAGCCACACCCGGAAGCGCTGTACAAAGTCATGGAAACCCTGGGGCTGGCTGCGGATGAGCTGCTTTTTGTCGGCGATTCCCGCAATGACATTCAGGCTGCACAGGCGGCTGGCTGCCCGAGCGTCGGCCTGACCTGGGGCTATAACTATGGCGAAGCGATTGGGCTGAGCAACCCGGACGTTGTGTTCGATCGTTTCGAAGACTTATTGCCCGCTTTCGGGCTACCACCTTTAGCAAATCAGGAAGCAGAACATGAGTAA